GACCCACGCGTGCTTGCCTGAATTGTCGACCCAGAGCGCATTGGCTGCCGCCACGTCCGAGAACACCAGCGCATCGAAGTCATTAGTGTCGGTGTCTCCATCCATGCCGCGAAAATCAAAGACGTCCTCGCCGTTGTCGAATTGTTTGACGCGGTCGAATTTGTTGCCAGTGCTTTCATTGGCGTTGCCATAGTGGACGGTGTCCCGATCCTGGTCATTGCCGAGCTTAATGGTGTCCTTGCCCTTGCTGCCGAAGAGGTGGTCAGCCCCCTTCCCGCCGTCGAGCTTGTCGTTGCCAAAGCCGCCGTCGAGCACATCGTCGCCGGCACTGGCAAATATCTTGTCATTGCCAACCCCGCCCATGAGGCTGTCGTCATAGCGGCCCGTCCTGATGGTATCGTTGCCCTTGTAGCCGTTCATATACACGCCGTCGAATTTCAGCGTGATCTGATCATCGCTCTCGAACAGCCCCATGAGGATGTCATATTCGTCGGTGTATTCGGGACTGTTCAAAGCCTGCACCAGAAGCGCGGTATCAATCGTAAAGTCCGAGAAACTGCCGACAGCGTTCAACGTATTTCCGTCCATCGGGCCCTCGACCAGCGCGGTGATGGTGCCCATTTGCATGACGCCGTTGCTGTCGGTGACGAAGTTGTAGCCGCCAAAGGCGATGCCCCAGTCGCTATCATCATAGGTCACGACCACCCAGTCCTGCGCCGAGATACCCCCGATCGTCAGGTCCGACAGCAGATATGGCGTGAACAGATCACCATCGATCACGTCCGAAATGCTGGCGAACTGGTTGGCGTCGGTGTCCACATAATTGATGACTGTCATTGCAAGCTCCGGTGTCTTTTGGGCTCCAGTCTGGGCGAACGGGGCTTGGAAATGTACCGTGGCACAGGGCTGGCGCGGGTCTCATCGGTATGGTGAACCGCCTCGAAAGACTTGCCGAAGCGGCCCCGCCCCATCAGGATGCGGGCATGACCTCAGCATCCGACATCATCCGCAAACTCGACCTCAAGCCCCATCCCGAAGGCGGGCACTATCGTCAGACATGGATCGCTGACGGGGACGGACGCCCCGCTGGCACCTGCATCTTTTTCCTACTGGCCGCGGGCGAGCGCAGCCATTGGCACAAGGTCGATGCGGCAGAGATCTGGCACTACTACGCTGGCGCGCCGCTGCTGCTGCGAACCTCTACGACGGACGAAGGCCCCGCGATCACGCGCCGCCTTGGCCCCGACGTCATGGCCGGTGAAGCGCCGCAGCTCATCGTCGCGCCGCATGAATGGCAAGCCGCCGAAAGCACCGGCGACTGGACGCTGGTCGGCTGCACCGTCTCGCCCGCGTTCCAATTCGAGGGCTTCGTCCTCGCCCCCGACGGGTTCGACATCCCCGAATAGCGTTACTGCGCCGCGATGTTCGCCGCCGTCTCGTCGGCAATCTGACCCGCCGCGCTTTCGACGTCGTGGATCGCAGTGAAGAGCTGGTTCATGTTCCGCATCTCGACGGCGCAAAGGTCGTTCAACTCGCTGATCCGCTGCGCGATCTTTTGTGCATCGTCGGACGACGACCGCAGTGCGTGGGCGCTATCCTCGACCACCTTCACGCTGTTTTCCACCTGTCCGAGCGCCAGCTGGATCAGCTCGTCAATCTCGCCCGCAGCTTTGGTGGCGCGCGCCGCAAGCTGCTGGACCTCGCCCGCAACAACCGTAAAGCCCTTGCCCGCGCTCCCTGCCCGCGCCGCTTCGATCCGCGCGTTAATGGCAACGAGGTGCGTTTGAAACGCGATCTCTTCGATGTCCTTCACAAACCGGCCCATATCAAGCGTCGAGGCCGCAATTTCCTTCATCCGCACGTTTGCCGCATCAACGACATTGCCGCCTTTGCTGGTCGTATCGCGGATATGCGCGGAGTCCTCGGCTGCGGCATGAAGCGAGTTCTGTACCTTTTTGACGGTCTCGAGGATCGTGTTGGTCTGTTCTGTCAACTTCACCATCTGGTCGGAGATGTGGACCGAGCGCGTCTGCGTCCGCTCATAAAGCTCGTTCGTATCGGACAGCTCACGGCTGCGCTGCTCCAGAATGCGCTGCGTTTTCGCCTTTTGCGCAGCAACCTCGGCCTGCGCTTCCTCCAGCGCGTCGATCATGATGGAAATCTCGTTCTTGCCGCGCGCGGGGTAGCGGAATGTTCCGTCGTGCACGCCCTCTTTCGCAGCCCGTGCGGTTATGGCGAAAACCGACAGGAACCCATTGACGATCAATCCGACCAGCACAGCGAACACGGCGAAGCCGACAAACACCATGCCGAACTGAACATAAATCGTTCGCAGCCGCGCGCTGGACAGTGCCTCCGCACTGCTCGCCAACTCTCCAAGAGCGATATCCTGAATGCTGATGAGCCGTCCCAGCTGTTCGAGCCCAAGCGACAGCACCTGCACCACGCTGCCCGTATCGACCTCTCCACCATCAACAGTGCCGCGTCGAAACGCCTCGCTGAATGCGGTGTCGACCTCAAGGAATTCAGCGACGATATCGGCATAGAGAACATCGTCCTCCAGCGGCGCGATTATGCTCTTGATATAGGTGCCATAGCGGATCAAGGCGCTCGCGTTCACCTCGGTTCGGTCCACACTGGCGAGGATGTTGATCTCCTGAATAATCAGGTTCTTGTACTCGCGGATGGCCTGCGAGACCTCGCGCACACGCTCGAATTCAGCGTGGAGGTCACCGCTCGGACCGACAAACAAGCGCGATTGCAGCTTGCGGTATTCATCGAAGAAAGCAGAAAAGTCCGCTTCGACTTCAAGCGCTTGGAAGTCCTCACGCCGCGCCTGCTCGCGAATGGCGGGGATCGTGCGGGCAAACTCGACTATATTGCCGAACTCGTCCAGCACACCAAGCTCCTCGTACTCCGGTCCGAATTCCAGCAACTCGGCCTCGGCCACGGCGGTATCCGTGCCGGACTGCTGCGCAGCCAGAATAGCGCCCGCTTCAGGCAACCGTGTCACCACGTAGGCGAAACCCGCGATGTATTCGATTTCCGCCTTGTTCACGACCTCCCGCGCCGCCTCCAGCACCACAAGCCGCCGCGCCGCATCCTGCGCGTTCACATAATCGCGGTAATGGTTCGACAGATCATGAAAACTGACCCACGCGATCCACGCAAACAAAGGTCCGATGACCAGCGCCGCAAGCCGACGGATGGGCAGTTTGGTAACAAGAGCTTGAGACAATTTCATGAGCACGTTCCATGGTTCCGCCCAGGCAGAAACGGCACGGATACCGCCCTCTTTATCGCGCAAGGGTATAGGACAAGGCGATCAAATTAGACCCGAGGTGTCCGACACGCACCGTAGCGTGTGCGTGTATCGCAAAACGTGTCAGCGACTGGTGAGATTTGAGGGGAAATGGCGCACCCAACAGGATTCGAACCTGTGGCCTTCGCCTTCGGAGGGCGACGCTCTATCCAGCTGAGCTATGGGTGCTTTTTTCCAAGTGGCCTACGGGAACCTATAGCTTCGCAGCTATAGGCCCGCAATGGCAAAATCAGGCGAAGAGTTCGTGGCAGAGCTCAAGCGCGTCGACGAGTTTGTCGACCTCTTCGCGGGTGTTGTACATGCCGAAGGATGCGCGGCAGGACGCGTTGATGCCGAGGTGATCCATCAGCGGCATGGCGCAGTGGCTACCGGCACGGACGGCGACGCCTTTTTTGTCCAGCACGGTCGAGATGTCATGCGGATGGCCCGCGCCGTCGATGGTGAACGAGAAGATCGCGGCCTTGTCGTCCGGATTACCTTGGAGGTTCAACCAGTTGAGACCACGAAGTTTTTCGTCCGCGTAGGTGCGCAGATCGTGCTCGTGACGGGCAACGTTCTCCATCCCTATGTTCATCAGGTAATCGAGCGCCACGCCCATGCCGATGGTCTGTACGATCCCGGGGGTGCCGGCCTCGAACTTCATCGGGGCGTCGTTGTAGGACACCTCGTCACGGCCGACTTCGCGGATCATATCGCCGCCGCCCATGAAGGGGCGCATCTCGGCCATCCGCTCTTTGGCGATGAACATCGCGCCGGAGCCCGACGGGCCGTAGAGTTTATGGCCCGTGATCGCGAAGAAATCGCAACCGATGTCCTGCACGTCGACGGGCATGTGGACCGAGCTTTGCGAGCCATCGACGAGGACCGGAACGCCCTTTGCGCGAGCACCGGCGCAGATGGTTTTCACATCCACGATCGTGCCCAGCACGTTCGAACAGTGCGTGACCGCGATCAGCTTGGTCTTCGGGCCGATCGCGTCCAGAACGGCCTGCGGATCGAGGTTGCCATTCGCATCCGGCTCGACCCATTTCAGCACCACGCCCTGACGTTCGCGGAGGAAGTGCCACGGCACGATGTTGGCGTGGTGTTCGAGGACCGACAGCAGGATCTCGTCGCCGGCTTCAAAGCGCGGCGCGGCCCACGCGTAGGAAATCAGGTTGATCCCCTCGGTGGTGCCGGAGGTGAAGACGATCTCGTCCTCGCTCGGCGCGTTGATGAACTTGCGGACGATGTCGCGGGTGCTCTCGTATTTCTCGGTCGCGAGGTTCGACAGGAAATGCAGGCCGCGGTGGACGTTGGAATATTCCTCGGCGTAGCCACGGGTGATCGCGTCGATCACTACCTGCGGCTTTTGCGCAGACGCGCCGTTGTCGAGGTAGACAAGCGGCTTGCCGTTCACCTCTCGCTTGAGGATCGGGAAATCGGCGCGGATTGCATTTACGTCAAACATCTCAGGCCCCCTTTTCGGCCTCCGTCAAAGTCAGCAGCAGGATTACGGCAAATGCCGCGAGCCAGAGGCCACCGATAAAGTGGGTTCCCGGAACGGCGCCGTTCAGACCGAGCAGCAGCCCGTAGAACAGTCCGGCGGGCGACGTGGCGAGCAATGTCCAGAACATCGCGAGCCGCGCCGTAAAAAACGTGCCCTTACCGCCAAGAACCTTGGCAATGAGATGGGCAACAGCCGCAAGGCCGTAGAACAGCAGCGGCCAGATAAAGATCCAGCCGAGCAGGCTATAGGCCACAAGCTGGCTCATTTCTTCGCCGGTGATGTGGGCCTGACGGGCAAGCGCGGGCCATTGGGAAATGAAGACGATGAAACAGCCGCCCATCAGGAAGGCCAGTGCACGATCTTCGCGTTTTCCCATTGCGAGCAGTTTGCGCATCACCGCACGCGGCGCGCGCCACGTGCGGATCATGTCACGGCTCACGCTCATGCGCGGCGACGCTCCAGCCAAGCAGCCAGACGCTCGGTCAGTTCGGCAGCGAGGTCTTCGTTCTCGATCTCGGCGACCGCTTCGGCGAGGAACGACAGCGTCAGCAGGTCGGTCGCTTCCGTTTTGCTCACACCGCGCGAGCGCAGGTAGTAAAGAGCGGTCTCGTCAATCGCGCCAACGGTCGAGCCGTGCGAACATGCCACGTCGTCGGCGTAGATTTCCAGCTCGGGCTTGGCGAGGAAGTTGCTGTCATCATCGAGCAGCAGACCCTGCGAGATCTGATAACCGTCGGTCTTCTGGGCGCCTTCCTTCACGAGGATCTTGCCTTGGAACACGCCGGTCGCACCGTTGCGCAGCACCTTCTTGAACACCTGACGGCTTTCGCAGCGCTCGGCGTCGTGGGTGATGAAGACGGTGTCGTCGTGGTGGAAATCACGCCCATCACCGAGGCAGGCACCAGCCACATGCGCAATCGCATCGTCGCCGGTCAGCTCAATAACGGTCTCGTTGCGGGTGAGCACGCCGTTGACGGTCATGGTGAACGACTTGAACGCGGATTCAGAGCCGAGGCGGGCGAACAGACCCGTCACAGCACGGCGCTCGTGGTCACGGCCCTGCGCACGGATGTGGTGGAACGCGCCGGTGTCGGCCACGTCGACCTCGGTGACCTTGTTGAAACGGGCCGCAGCGGGGCCGTTTTCCAGCAGGGTGACCGAAGCGCCCTCTTCGACCTTCACAACGTGGTGGAGGATCGCGTCAGAGGTTTCGTTTTCGTGCAGGTACTGGATGTGGACCGGACGGCTGACGTTGCCGGTCGCGCGGATGACGATGCCATCGGTCGCGAACGCGGTGTTCAGCACGGCGAACGGACGCTCGACCGGAGTCTGGCCCGCAGTTTCGAGCTTGCCGTAGAGGTCTTTGACCCAGTGGATGTCGGCGGACATCGCGTCGGCGAGGCGCGCGATTTCCAGACCGTCCTGCGACAGATCAGAGGACTGCGCGGCATCGAACACACCGTCGACAAACACGATCTTCAGCGCGTCCGCACCCGCAAACAGCGGCGCTTCGTCGCCGTTGTCGAACACGGCAGCGGTGGGCGCCTCGGGAGCGACCAGCGACGCGGGGTTGGTGTAGCGCCAGTATTCGTCGCGCTTGATCGGCAGCCCCATCGCGGTCAGCCGGTTCAGCGCATCCTGACGCAGTTCGGTCGCCCAAGCAGCACCTTCCGGCAGCGTGAGAGCGGCCAGACGGGCCTCGGTCGCGTCAGCTTTGAGCTTCGGCAGCGCCATTACTGCACCTCCGCCAGAAGGTCTGCATAGCCGTTGTTTTCAACTTCGAGAGCCAGCTCCGGACCGCCCGACTTGATGATGCGGCCGTTTGCCATGATGTGCACGACGTCCGGTTTGATGTGGTCCAGAAGACGCTGGTAGTGCGTGATGACGAGGAACGAGCGACCTTCGTCGCGCAGTGCGTTCACGCCGTCGGACACCAGTTTCATCGCGTCAACGTCGAGGCCGGAGTCGGTCTCGTCAAGGATGCACATCTTCGGCTCCAGCATTGCCATCTGGAGGATCTCGTTCCGCTTCTTCTCACCGCCCGAGAAGCCGACGTTCACGGGACGCTTGAGCATGTCGGCGTCGATCTTGAGGGTCTTGGCCTTTTCGCGGACGATCTTGAGGAAATCGCCAGCGCTGTATTCCTCTTCGCCGCGTGCCTTGCGCTGTGCGTTCACAGCGGTGCGCAGGAAGGTCATGTTCCCAACGCCCGGAATTTCGACGGGGTACTGGAACGCGAGGAACAGGCCCGCCGCAGCGCGCTCTTCGGGCTCCATTTCCAGCAGATCAACGCCGTCGAGGGTCGCTGCGCCGTCGGTGACTTCGTAGCCGTCGCGGCCCGACAGAACGTAGGACATGGTCGACTTGCCCGAACCGTTCGGGCCCATGATGGCGTGAACTTCGCCAGCGCCGATCTTGAGGTCGACGCCCTTGAGGATCTGCTTGTCCTCTTCTTCAAGTTTGACGTGCAGGTTCTTGATTTCCAGCATTTAATTCTCCTAGCCGCCGGTGCGGCACATCGGCCCGAGGCCGTTCATTCCAAGCGCGAGACGCGCGATTAATCCAGCGAGACAGCGGTGCCCGAGGCCGAAACCATGAGCATCTGTCCGATAACTTCGTAGTCGAGATCGACACCAATCACCGCGTCAGCACCGCTCTCGGCCGCGCGGACTTCCATCTCGCGCAGGGCCGTTTCACGCGCATCTGCGAGCTTCGCCTCGTAAGCGCCCGAGCGCCCGCCGATCACGTCGGTGATCGAGGCGAAGATGTCCCGCACGACGTTTGCGCCCATGATGGCCTCGCCGGTGACGATACCGTGGTATCCCGTCACGCGGCGACCTTCGATGCTGTTGGTGGTGGTGACGATCATCCGACCGATCCTTCGAGCGAGATGGCAACCAGCTGCTGTGCTTCCATCGCGAATTCCATCGGCAGCGCCTGAAGCACTTCCTTACAGAACCCGTTCACCACGAGAGCCACGGCCTCTTCTTCGTCCATGCCGCGCTGGCGGCAGTAGAAGAGCTGGTCGTCGTCCACCTTCGAGGTGGTCGCTTCGTGTTCAACGCGCGAGGAGTTGTTCTTCACCTCGATATACGGAACCGTGTGGGCACCGCATTCCGAGCCGATGAGCAAGCTGTCGCACTGGGTGTAGTTGCGGCTATTCTTTGCCTTCGGGTGCATCGACACCAGACCACGGTAGGTGTTCTGCGCCTTACCGGCAGAGATACCCTTGGAGACAATGCGCGACTTGGTGTTCTTGCCAAGGTGCACCATCTTCGTGCCGGTGTCGGCCTGCTGCATGTTGTTGGCAATCGCGATCGAGTAGAACTCGCCCTGGCTGTCATCACCGCGCAGAATGCACGACGGGTATTTCCAGGTAACAGCCGAGCCGGTTTCAACCTGAGTCCACATCACTTTCGCACGGTCGCCGCGGCAGTCCGCGCGCTTGGTGACGAAGTTGTAGATGCCGCCCTTGCCGTTCTCGTCGCCCGGATACCAGTTCTGGACGGTCGAGTATTTTACTTCAGCGTCTTCCTCGACGATGATCTCGACCACAGCCGCGTGAAGCTGCGCGGTATCGCGCTGCGGCGCGGTACAGCCTTCGAGGTAGGACACATACGAGCCCTTATCCGCAATGATCAGCGTACGTTCGAACTGGCCGGTGTTTTCCGCGTTGATACGGAAATAAGTCGACAGTTCCATCGGGCAGCGAACGCCCGGCGGCACGTAGACGAACGAGCCGTCCGAGAACACAGCCGAGTTCAGCGTGGCATAGTAGTTGTCGGTCGCCGGAACGACGGAGCCGAGGTACTTCTTGACCAGTTCGGGATGCTCGCGGATCGCTTCGGAGATCGAGCAGAAGATTACGCCCGCCTTCTGAAGTTCCTTCTGGAAGGTCGTACCGACGGAAACGGAGTCGAACACCGCGTCCACAGCAACCTTGCGGTCGCCTTCCTTGTAGTCCTCGGCACCTTCGACGCCTGCGAGGATCATCTGCTCCTTGAGCGGAATACCGAGCTTTTCATAGGTCGCGAGCAGCTTGGGGTCGACCTCTTCGAGCGACTTGGGCTTTTCGACCATGCTCTTGGGACGCGCATAGTAGTACTGGTCTTGAAAATCGATCTTGGGATAATCGACCATCGCCCAAGTAGGCTCCTCCATGGTTTCCCAACGCTCGAAGGCCGACAGACGCCATTCGGTCATCCACTCCGGCTCTTCGTTCTTGTCCGAGATGAGACGCACGATATCGGGGTTCACACCCTTAGGCGCGTACTCCATCTCGATATCGGTTTCCCAACCGTATTTATATTTGCCCGAAAGCTTTGCAACGGCATCGACAGTTTCCTGATCGACCCCTTCCTTCACTTCGGTTCGGTCCAGTGCAGCCATGACCTTTCCCTTTCTTACGCGGCTTTTGCGCGCATCTTTTTATATCGATCAACCCAAGCGTCGGCGAAGGCCAACACATCGGCTTCAGTCGTTTCAATTCCCAGCGAAACTCGCGTCGCGCACGCGGCATCCGCTTCGTCAAATCCCATAGCGCGGAGCACTTTGCTCGCCTTCACCTTGCCGCTCGAACAGGCCGAGCCGGCAGAGATGGCGAACCCCGACAGGTCCATATTCATGACCTGCGTCTCGCCCTTCCAGCCGGGTGTCACATAGCAGGACGTGTTCGGCAACCGCTTGGCGGTCTTCCCCACAAAGATAGGTACGCCCGCGCCATCAGCAATGCGCTCTTCCATCAAATCGCGCAGCCTTGCGATCTCGTCCCAGCGGCCATCCGCCAGATCTTTCTGGGCAGCTTCGGCAGCGGCGGCAAAGCCTGCGATCCCGATGATATTCTCGGTACCCGCACGGCGTCCCATCTCCTGCCCACCGCCTTTCAGCTGCGCAGACAGATCATAGCCCTGCGGAATGACCAGCGCGCCAACACCCTTCGGCCCGCCCAGCTTGTGAGCCGATACGAACACCATGCCGACACCGGCCCATGCATAGGAAAACGGGATCTTCCCGAAGGCTTGCGTGATGTCCGACACCGCCAGCCCTTCCGGCAGGTCCTGAATGATACCCGTCTCCGAATTGGCAAGCTGCAACGTCGACCCGGCCGGATCGGTCACAGCCACAGCGCCATCTCCGTGCACATCGAGCGACGGCTCGACCCACGACAGCACAGCTTCGTGCTCGATTTCCGAGCCCAGCAAACCGCGCCCCGCGCAAGCCAGCGCAGCAGCTTCGGTGGAGCCGGAGACGAACACGATATCCGCGTTCCCAGCCCCCAAAGCCTCCGACACCTGACGGCGCGCTTTTTCCATCAGCGACTTTGCAGCGCGGCCCTCGGAATGCACCGAACTTGGATTGCCCGCGACATCCATCGCGGCAACCATTGCCTCGCGCGCCTCGGCCCGCAGCGGCGTCGTCGCATTATGATCAAGATAGACCCGCTTCACGCCGCCGCCCTTTTCACTTTGAAAAAAATACCTCGGGGGAGGCCGCCAACGGCGGACGGGGGCAGAGCCCCCACATATGCGGCGTCAAAAGTCACTCGTCGACCACTTCGAACAGCGACGGCACAGCCGGACACGGCGCAAGGCCGTTGCTTACTACATCGGACAGACGCGCCTGATGGAGGAACACATAGACATGCGCCGACAGACCTTCCCAAAGGCGGTTCGTCAGCGATTGCGCGCGGGTGCCGGAGTTCGCGCCGGATGCGCCAACGCCTTTGTGCATTGCACTTACGGTCTCGTCTACCGCAGCGAGAATATCGGCCACGCGGATGTCCGACGGCACCTTTGCCAGCTTGTAACCACCGCCCGGACCACGAACGGAATCCACCAGGCCCTCGCGGCGAAGCTTCACAAAAAGCTGCTCAAGGTACGGCAGAGAGATGTTCTGACGCTTGGAAATCTCCGCCAGCGTCACCAGCGAACCGGCGGGCTGCAAAGCGAGATCGGCAAGCGCGACAACGGCATAACGGCCTTTGGTGCTCAGTTTCATAGCTTTCAGACGGCTCCGATAAAGCGTTACAATATTGACGGATGCGGCTGACGTCATTACTTCGAGACCCAGCCCCGGCCCATCATGTAGGCCGGATTTAGAATCCTTCTAAGATGCCCGATGAATTTCGTCAAGAAATCCGGACACCAACTGCACAGGGACCCGAATGCCCGAAGTAATTTTCCCCGGCCCCGAAGGCCGGCTCGAAGGCCGTTACCACCCGCAGAAAGATCGTGACGCTCCGATCGCCATCGTTCTGCACCCGCACCCCCAGTTCGGCGGCTCGATGAACCAGCGCGTGGTCCACAAGCTGCACTACACGTTCTACAACATGGGCTTCACGGTTCTGCGGTTCAATTTCCGCGGCGTCGGTCGCAGTCAGGGTGAATACGATCAGGGCATCGGCGAGCTTTCGGATGCGGCATCGGCGCTGGACTATCTCCAGTCGATGAACACCGGCTCGAAGCACTGCTGGGTCGCCGGTTTCTCGTTCGGCGCATGGATCGGCATGCAGCTTCTGATGCGCCGTCCGGAAATCACCGGCTTCATCTCGGTCGCTCCGCCCGCGAACATGTATGACTTCTCGTTCCTCGCGCCCTGCCCGTCTTCGGGTCTGATCATCAACGGCAGCGCCGACCGCGTCGCGCCGCCGGCAGATACCGTCAGCCTCGTGAACAAGCTGCACGACCAGAAGGGCATCACCATCACCCACGAGGTTGTCGAGGGTGCGGGCCACTTCTTTGACGACGAACACCTCGAAACCATGAGCGATTCCGTCAAAGGTTACGTCCGTCGCCGCCTGACGGAGAATACGAGGTAATCCATGTCGCTCACCAACGAGCTCGCCGAAAAGCTTGCGCTTGATACCATCAACGCAGCCGACGCAATGGAAGACCCGAACCTCGTTCAGGACGTGTCCAATGTGCTGGGCGCGTCCTCGCAGACCACGCAGGAAGCGTTCATGACGGCTGTGCGCGTGATCAACTCAGAGCGCCGCGCACGCCGCTACCTCGAACAACGCATCGCAAAAGCGCGCGGCGACCAGTAATGGCCGCCGCATCCCGCATTGCCCGCCAGTTTGCCTTTCTCAACGAGGCAGACCGACTGAAAGGCGTGGACCGCGCCAACCTGATCCTCGATTGCAGCCGCGAAGAAAACAGTGCCGAACATAGCTGGCACCTGATGCTCTACGCGATGGTGTTCGGCGCGAACCAACCGCCCGAGGTCGACGTCGACCGCGCGATCCTGATGCTCATGCTGCATGATCTGGTCGAGATCGACGCAGGCGACCATCCGATCCATCTGGGCCACGATCCCGCCGTCGTCGCTGCCGCTGAACAAAAGGCCGCCGACCGTCTGTTCGGCATTCTGCCCGAAGACCAAGGCACGCACCTCCGCGCCGTCTGGGACGAATTTGAAGCCGGTGAGACGCCGACCGCTGCCTTCGCCCGCCGCTGCGACATTGCGCAACCGATGTTCCAGACGATCTGCGGCACAAGCCCTCGCCCCGACCACATCGAGATCGTGCGCAATAACATGTCCGGTGGCCGCGCCCGTCCCTTGGCCGAGCACTGGGCCGAGGCTTACGAACATGCCGCTGCTCTGCTTGACGGCGCGGAAAGCACCGCGACCGATGACTTCCTGAGCCAACTCGCCTTCGTCAACGAGGCCTGCCAGCTCAAGGGCGTCTACCGCGCCACTCGCCTGCACGACGGCAGCCGTCATGAGAACAGCGCGGAGCATAGCTGGCACAGTGCACTGCACATCTACATCCTCGCCGAGCATGCGACCCGCGAGATCAACGTTGAAAAAGCCGTGCGGATGCTGGTGCTCCATGATCTCGTTGAGATCGACGCGGGCGACAATCCGATCCACGGCAATGTCGACCACGCCGCGCAAGAGGCCGCCGAACTGGCCGCCGCTGACCGTTTATTCAACATCCTCCCCGACCCGCAGAACGCCGTATTCCGCGCCCTATGGGACGAATTCGAAGAAGCGACGAGCCCCGAAGCCCATTATGGCAAGGCTATCGACCGCACCTCGACCCCGCTGGCAAACCTCGCCAATGGCGGCGGAAGCTGGGTGGACTATAATGTGGGCTATGACCAACTGGTCGAACGTGTCGGAAAGCCGATCTCTCGCGGGGCGCCCGCGGTGTGGGAAGAGCTGGACCGGATGCTCAAGAGTTATCCGCTTTTCGCGGGCAGCTAAACTCGGTATACATTGGCATACAAAGTCTGGTCAAAGCCTTCGGGCCACGCTAGATACTCCTCATACTCACACATACACGGAGTCGCCTCATGACCAAGATCAAGGTGGAAAATCCGGTCGTCGAACTCGACGGCGATGAAATGACCCGCATCATCTGGGATTTCATCAAACAAAAGCTCATCCTCCCGTACCTCGACCTCGATCTGAAGTACTACGACCTCGGCATCGAAGTGCGTGACGAGACCGAAGACCAGATCACCATCGATGCGGCCAACGCGATCAAGGAATACGGTGTCGGCGTCAAATGCGCGACGATCACCCCTGATGAAGCGCGTGTCGAGGAATTCGGCCTCAAGAAGATGTGGCGCTCGCCCAACGGCACGATCCGCAACATCCTTGGCGGTGTTGTTTTCCGTCAGCCGATCATCTGCCGCAACGTCCCGCGCCTCGTTCCGGGTTGGACGCAGCCGATCGTTGTGGGCCGTCACGCATTCGGCGACCAGTACCGCGCGACCGACTTCCACTTCCCGTCGGCAGGTAAGCTGACCATGAAGTTTGTCGGCGAAGACGGCACCGAGATCGAGCGCGAAGTCTACAACGCGCCCTCCGCCGGCGTGTACATGGGCATGTATAACCTCGACGACTCCATCATCGACTTTGCCCGCGCATCGCTGAACTA
Above is a window of Marivivens aquimaris DNA encoding:
- a CDS encoding cysteine desulfurase, whose protein sequence is MFDVNAIRADFPILKREVNGKPLVYLDNGASAQKPQVVIDAITRGYAEEYSNVHRGLHFLSNLATEKYESTRDIVRKFINAPSEDEIVFTSGTTEGINLISYAWAAPRFEAGDEILLSVLEHHANIVPWHFLRERQGVVLKWVEPDANGNLDPQAVLDAIGPKTKLIAVTHCSNVLGTIVDVKTICAGARAKGVPVLVDGSQSSVHMPVDVQDIGCDFFAITGHKLYGPSGSGAMFIAKERMAEMRPFMGGGDMIREVGRDEVSYNDAPMKFEAGTPGIVQTIGMGVALDYLMNIGMENVARHEHDLRTYADEKLRGLNWLNLQGNPDDKAAIFSFTIDGAGHPHDISTVLDKKGVAVRAGSHCAMPLMDHLGINASCRASFGMYNTREEVDKLVDALELCHELFA
- a CDS encoding calcium-binding protein; its protein translation is MTVINYVDTDANQFASISDVIDGDLFTPYLLSDLTIGGISAQDWVVVTYDDSDWGIAFGGYNFVTDSNGVMQMGTITALVEGPMDGNTLNAVGSFSDFTIDTALLVQALNSPEYTDEYDILMGLFESDDQITLKFDGVYMNGYKGNDTIRTGRYDDSLMGGVGNDKIFASAGDDVLDGGFGNDKLDGGKGADHLFGSKGKDTIKLGNDQDRDTVHYGNANESTGNKFDRVKQFDNGEDVFDFRGMDGDTDTNDFDALVFSDVAAANALWVDNSGKHAWVYADVDGDASADLKIKVFKQDIVEGDFLFDYN
- a CDS encoding SufB/SufD family protein, producing MALPKLKADATEARLAALTLPEGAAWATELRQDALNRLTAMGLPIKRDEYWRYTNPASLVAPEAPTAAVFDNGDEAPLFAGADALKIVFVDGVFDAAQSSDLSQDGLEIARLADAMSADIHWVKDLYGKLETAGQTPVERPFAVLNTAFATDGIVIRATGNVSRPVHIQYLHENETSDAILHHVVKVEEGASVTLLENGPAAARFNKVTEVDVADTGAFHHIRAQGRDHERRAVTGLFARLGSESAFKSFTMTVNGVLTRNETVIELTGDDAIAHVAGACLGDGRDFHHDDTVFITHDAERCESRQVFKKVLRNGATGVFQGKILVKEGAQKTDGYQISQGLLLDDDSNFLAKPELEIYADDVACSHGSTVGAIDETALYYLRSRGVSKTEATDLLTLSFLAEAVAEIENEDLAAELTERLAAWLERRRA
- a CDS encoding methyl-accepting chemotaxis protein; the encoded protein is MKLSQALVTKLPIRRLAALVIGPLFAWIAWVSFHDLSNHYRDYVNAQDAARRLVVLEAAREVVNKAEIEYIAGFAYVVTRLPEAGAILAAQQSGTDTAVAEAELLEFGPEYEELGVLDEFGNIVEFARTIPAIREQARREDFQALEVEADFSAFFDEYRKLQSRLFVGPSGDLHAEFERVREVSQAIREYKNLIIQEINILASVDRTEVNASALIRYGTYIKSIIAPLEDDVLYADIVAEFLEVDTAFSEAFRRGTVDGGEVDTGSVVQVLSLGLEQLGRLISIQDIALGELASSAEALSSARLRTIYVQFGMVFVGFAVFAVLVGLIVNGFLSVFAITARAAKEGVHDGTFRYPARGKNEISIMIDALEEAQAEVAAQKAKTQRILEQRSRELSDTNELYERTQTRSVHISDQMVKLTEQTNTILETVKKVQNSLHAAAEDSAHIRDTTSKGGNVVDAANVRMKEIAASTLDMGRFVKDIEEIAFQTHLVAINARIEAARAGSAGKGFTVVAGEVQQLAARATKAAGEIDELIQLALGQVENSVKVVEDSAHALRSSSDDAQKIAQRISELNDLCAVEMRNMNQLFTAIHDVESAAGQIADETAANIAAQ
- a CDS encoding cupin domain-containing protein; this translates as MTSASDIIRKLDLKPHPEGGHYRQTWIADGDGRPAGTCIFFLLAAGERSHWHKVDAAEIWHYYAGAPLLLRTSTTDEGPAITRRLGPDVMAGEAPQLIVAPHEWQAAESTGDWTLVGCTVSPAFQFEGFVLAPDGFDIPE
- a CDS encoding YIP1 family protein; this encodes MSVSRDMIRTWRAPRAVMRKLLAMGKREDRALAFLMGGCFIVFISQWPALARQAHITGEEMSQLVAYSLLGWIFIWPLLFYGLAAVAHLIAKVLGGKGTFFTARLAMFWTLLATSPAGLFYGLLLGLNGAVPGTHFIGGLWLAAFAVILLLTLTEAEKGA